Proteins from a single region of Ziziphus jujuba cultivar Dongzao chromosome 1, ASM3175591v1:
- the LOC107420096 gene encoding GPI-anchored hemophore cfmA-like, producing the protein MGSFKSLVLIALLVVSTLGLAMVSESRRVERKDLGLNLGGLGLDLGGVGVGVGAGVGVGVGGSGSGSGAGAGSGSGSRSSSSSSSSSSSSSSSRSSGRGGAGSEAGSSAGSYAGSRAGSGSGGN; encoded by the coding sequence atgggAAGTTTCAAGTCTTTGGTCCTCATAGCTTTGCTTGTTGTTTCAACCTTAGGCTTAGCTATGGTATCCGAGAGCCGCCGAGTGGAAAGAAAGGACTTGGGGTTAAACCTTGGTGGGTTAGGTTTAGACCTTGGTGGGGTGGGGGTTGGTGTGGGTGCAGGGGTTGGCGTTGGAGTAGGCGGGAGTGGTTCGGGTTCGGGTGCAGGAGCAGGATCGGGTTCTGGGTCCAGGTCTAGTTCCAGTTCCAGTTCGAGCTCAagttcatcttcttcatcacgGTCTTCTGGGCGTGGAGGTGCAGGTTCAGAAGCAGGTTCTTCTGCCGGATCCTATGCTGGATCCAGAGCCGGGTCTGGATCGGGTGGAAATTAA
- the LOC107420176 gene encoding cell wall protein IFF6 → MVALRSVALLALFLLGMLVTVSECRVARKDLGINRGGGGGGGLGVGLGAGLGTGGGSSGSGAGSGSWSSSWSSSSSSSSSSSTSGSGPGAGSESGSSADSHAESRSGSGSGHAGSGASSEAGSHAGSYAGSRGGSGGPGSGAGSEAGSHAGSRARSGSGSAGSDPGSEAGSRAGSGAISGSG, encoded by the coding sequence ATGGTTGCTTTGAGGTCTGTAGCTCTTCTTGCACTGTTTCTACTTGGTATGTTGGTTACGGTATCCGAATGCCGAGTTGCGAGAAAGGACCTGGGAATTAATCGTGGtggtggcggtggtggtggttTAGGAGTTGGACTTGGTGCTGGGCTTGGTACAGGAGGTGGAAGTAGTGGATCGGGTGCTGGATCAGGATCCTGGTCTAGTTCCTGGTCAAGTTCGTCGTCATCATCTAGTTCCAGTTCAACGTCTGGTTCTGGGCCTGGTGCAGGCTCTGAATCTGGATCTTCTGCCGACTCTCATGCTGAGTCTCGATCTGGATCCGGGTCTGGGCATGCAGGTTCTGGAGCCAGTTCGGAAGCTGGGTCTCATGCCGGTTCCTACGCTGGATCTCGAGGTGGGTCAGGTGGTCCAGGCTCGGGGGCAGGCTCGGAAGCTGGGTCTCATGCTGGGTCTCGAGCTCGTTCTGGGTCTGGTAGTGCCGGTTCTGACCCAGGTTCTGAAGCCGGGTCACGTGCTGGGTCTGGGGCAATATCAGGGTCGGGTTGA
- the LOC107419149 gene encoding glycine-rich protein 5-like, with protein MVALRSVALLVLFLLGTLVMVSECRVARKDLGIDLGGGGGGGLGVGIGAGVGIGLGGGGSGSGAGAGSGSGSGSGSSSSSSSGSSSRSGSGSGAGSEAGSYAGSHAGSGSGGAGSEAGSEAGSHAGSHAGSRGGSGGAGSEAGSHAGSRARSGSGGARSEAGSEAGSRAGSRAISGSG; from the coding sequence ATGGTTGCGTTGAGGTCTGTAGCGCTTCTTGTACTGTTTCTACTTGGTACGTTGGTTATGGTATCCGAATGCCGAGTTGCGAGGAAGGACCTGGGAATTGAtcttggtggtggtggtggtggtggtttgGGAGTTGGAATTGGAGCTGGGGTTGGCATCGGCTTAGGAGGAGGAGGCAGTGGATCAGGTGCTGGAGCAGGATCCGGATCTGGGTCCGGATCCGGGTCAAGTTCGTCTTCATCATCTGGTTCCAGTTCAAGGTCTGGTTCTGGGTCTGGTGCAGGCTCTGAAGCTGGATCTTATGCCGGGTCTCATGCTGGATCCGGGTCTGGTGGTGCAGGCTCTGAAGCAGGTTCGGAAGCTGGGTCTCATGCTGGTTCCCATGCTGGGTCTCGAGGTGGGTCAGGTGGTGCAGGCTCGGAAGCTGGGTCTCATGCTGGGTCTCGAGCTCGTTCTGGGTCTGGTGGTGCGCGTTCTGAGGCAGGTTCTGAAGCCGGGTCACGTGCTGGGTCTCGGGCAATATCAGGGTCGGGTTGA
- the LOC132799945 gene encoding glycine-rich protein 5-like: MVAFRSLALLAVVLGTWVMVSECRVARKDLGVDLGGGGGLGVGVGAGVGLGLGGGGSGSGSGAGAGSGSGSGSSSGSSSSSSSGSSSSSRSCGAGSEAGSYAGSHAGSRAGSGSGGAGSEAGSEAGSYAGSRARSGSGGAGSKAGSEAGSRAGSRAVSGSD; the protein is encoded by the coding sequence ATGGTTGCATTCAGGTCTCTAGCTCTTCTTGCCGTGGTTCTTGGCACATGGGTTATGGTATCCGAATGCCGAGTTGCAAGAAAGGACTTGGGAGTTGAtcttggtggtggtggtggtttaGGAGTTGGAGTTGGTGCTGGTGTTGGCCTTGGCTTAGGAGGAGGTGGCAGTGGCTCAGGCTCTGGAGCAGGTGCTGGATCTGGATCTGGATCCGGGTCTAGCTCCGGATCAAGTTCATCTTCATCGTCCGGTTCCAGTTCTAGTTCTAGATCATGTGGTGCAGGCTCCGAAGCTGGATCATATGCCGGGTCCCATGCTGGGTCTCGAGCTGGTTCCGGGTCTGGTGGTGCAGGCTCCGAGGCAGGTTCAGAAGCTGGGTCTTATGCTGGGTCTCGTGCTCGATCTGGGTCTGGTGGTGCGGGATCTAAGGCGGGTTCAGAAGCCGGGTCACGTGCTGGGTCTCGGGCAGTATCTGGGTCGGATTAA
- the LOC107419611 gene encoding protein FLX-like 4, giving the protein MSARRKIPTPLEGRPIQASGMRHGYFPGSGLGGGHRPLEQVAPAEVLENKIAFQAAEIEQLSGDNHRLAASHGTLRQELLAAQQEVQILKAHMRSIQTESDIQIRVLLDKIAKKEADIRAGEIVKKELQLAHKEAQNLLAARQELSVQIQMATQELQKAHADVKSLSDLHAELDSLRKEHQRLRATFQYEKGLNIEQVEQMQAMEKDLIAMARELEKMHIDVLNAENRAHAPNLYAGGYGNPDSSNPSPMQGSTPYIGSYGRAHIKKGIGSTREGMIAHGSDISAPAPTTSVAAVWGGAYDPALDPR; this is encoded by the exons ATGTCTGCAAGACGGAAAATTCCAACTCCTTTAGAAGGACGGCCTATTCAAGCATCAGGGATGCGGCATGGTTACTTCCCTGGATCTGGTCTTGGTGGTGGTCATCGGCCCTTAGAACAGGTAGCTCCTGCTGAAGTGTTGGAAAATAAAATTGCTTTTCAGGCCGCAGAGATAGAACAACTTTCAGGGGATAATCATAGGTTGGCAGCCAGTCATGGAACTTTGAGGCAGGAGCTTTTAGCTGCTCAACAAGAAGTACAAATACTCAAAGCACACATGAGAAGCATCCAGACTGAAAGTGATATTCAGATCCGTGTTTTGCTTGATAAGATTGCAAAAAAGGAAGCAGATATTAGAGCTGGAGAGATTGTCAAGAAGGAACTGCAGCTGGCCCACAAGGAGGCACAGAACTTATTGGCGGCACGACAAGAATTGTCTGTCCAAATTCAAATGGCCACCCAGGAATTGCAGAAAGCCCATGCTGATGTGAAAAGCCTTTCAGATCTGCATGCTGAGCTTGACAGTTTGAGGAAAGAACACCAGAGATTGCG TGCTACATTTCAGTATGAGAAGGGATTGAACATAGAGCAAGTGGAGCAAATGCAAGCAATGGAGAAGGATCTAATTGCAATGGCAAGAGAACTGGAAAAGATGCATATTGATGTCTTGAATGCAGAGAACAGAGCACATG CACCAAATCTGTACGCTGGTGGATATGGAAATCCGGATTCTTCAAACCCATCCCCGATGCAAGGCAGCACCCCCTATATTGGTAGTTATGGAAGGGCTCATATTAAGAAGGGTATTGGGTCAACAAGAGAGGGAATGATTGCACATGGAAGTGACATTAGCGCACCTGCCCCTACTACTTCAGTTGCTGCTGTCTGGGGAGGTGCATATGACCCTGCACTCGATCCAAGATGA